GCAATCTAAAATTTAAATGTGAGAGTTGAAGACTTTACTGTATTTATTATCTTAAAAAAAGGGTaatgcacggtacccctgaccgcggagGGGATAACCCCTCCCAGGCCGCCACCCGACAAGCCTGAGCCTGGCAGTAAATACCCTTGCCGAGCCGACCCTTTGAGGGTACTTTGTTCGCCCCAAGGttcgaacccggtacctcttggtaagaggtgggtgtcggtggccaactgggctaccccagctGCTTTGTATTTATTATCTTGATAacattataataacaccacacgTCTCTAATTGTTACAGCCTCCTAATCGGATTGCTCTTGTTGGTGAACTTGTTCCGCTTGGTGATAAAAAGGTACAACTCAAGAAACTGAATATAAGCAATCTATTTATTGATTTTCATGCCTCTGTAGCGAAAATGGTCTTTTGATATAATTACTGTTCTCCTACAGGTAAAGTCAGCTGCAGCAAGCCTTCGAGAGACATTAATATCAGAAGGGGAGGCACTAAAGGCGTTCAGTTATTCGGTTACCGGTATATTAAGTTCATCTGATTTCAGATTGACATCTCGTGCCGAAAATCTCCAAGAGCTATTGAACGAAGATCAACAATACAGGGTTTATAAGTTTAATCCAAGGTAGAAATATCCCTTGACTTACAAATTACACACTTGATGAAACTTTTCATGTTGACCACTTGCTTGAAACTGTCTGTTTGCTAACATActatatggggggggggggggggggggtaagtgcacggtacccctgaccgcggagGAGATACCCCCTCCCAAGCAAGCCTGGCGGTGAAATCCCCAGCCGAGTTGACAACGGATCCGCATGGGGGTCGAACCCGCGTCCCCACGGTTTGTATGGATGTCGGTGGCCACTGGGCTGACACCCAGTGGTTACATACTGTATTGCTAATATGAGCATAGATCTGATACAAAGTGTTTACCATACAGTTCAATCACTTACATAGAAGGCAGGGAAAACAGCCATGAAGTGGATTTGAAGGATATCGAAGAATCAAAGGCGGACTCCTTGTGTAAGTATCTTTCTACATGTTCATGTTGTCATTTCACATGAGTGGTAACTGGTAACAGGTTTCGGCAACTTTTGAAAAAAACATCATTTTGTGATATGGACAATATAGTTAAGTTTTATGATCACATTACTTTTGGTATTTGGTTGTGTAGCACTTTTCTCTGCAAGCTTGATCGACGGGATTAATCAAAGTGAAACCAGGCGTCGAGCCCTGATGATATTTTGTGCCACATACTTGAATAAGTATGTGAAGGTATGATTGTATGAAACATAATCCCATCCCACCCATAATGTTTGTTTCTTTGATATCTTGTGCCTTGTACAGGACGCGCTGGTGCTATCTATAGATCGAAAAGGGCTTGATGTGCTGGGGAAGTTTGTGGGACCCATGATGGATGACGACGGTTCACATGAATACCAGTGGAAAGAGTTGCGGCTGATGTTGAAGGAAGAAGCTCCAGATGTTGAGACGTTTTGCAAACGACTTGTTGAGATGGAAGAGGAAGCAATCAAGAATGTTTCATCTTTCAGTGGCCTGCCATTGGAACCGAAAGTAACTTAGGCTGGAAGTTTTGTCAACTAAGCTATGTGTGACTGCGTTTTGGTTGGACTTGAAAACTTGTGCATGCAGTATGTAGTGACCGGTACAACTGTTGTAACTATACATGTGCTTATGAACTTGACAAAACATAACGAAGGCCGAAAACAAGCCAAAACCCAGCCCAAAAAACGTTACCCGTTGTCTCTGAATATGTTGAATCTGCACCAGTCTTCCCACGTCATCGTGTTTGGTCTCTCGCCCTCGCTTTAATCCAAAGGAAACTCATGTTCTTGACCTCCTCAACAATCTTGCCAGCCAACGCTTGTCGACCCCAAAAAATGGACTCGTTTCTAGACACTTCCAGTGCTCCATATAGCTACGAGTACCACGGCATGAAACGCTTTCTTTTTAACCGATCTTCCAACAAAAGACTGGTCATCAATAAGGTCGCGGAGGCTGAAAATGATTTGAGGAGGGAGTCGCCCAAACCATCTGAGCCAACCCACACGCCGTAAAGATGTGATCACAAGTCTCTGGATGACTCATCTCCAAATGTTGCACCGGTACCCCTCTTCTACAAAGCACAACCCTTGTCGGTAATCGTTCTCCCACCGCTCTCCAAGCAACAATCCCAACCTTTTTCGGAGTCCAATTGTTTCAACATGTCACGTAATTTGGCATCACCCGACCATGACTCTTAATGATCTCTTTTATGCTTTTCACCGAAAAATgtcaaataaaatataataaaaactatttttaataaaattttactTTATGACAATTTTACCCATCTTAATATATATTAGTTTGCAAACGCTTCGTGTTTATTGGGTCATCCACAAATAAATCTAGATGTCTACATTTCTCCCTTATGAACTTTTCTTTGATCCTAATATTTGTGTCTTCACCTGCATTGCTTCACTGTTGTTAGAAATGTCGTGATTTTTGAACACAAAATGAATATAAAGATTAGTAATTGGGCGTAGCTCCATCAATCGATCATGAATTCACACGACACTAACCACAATACCAACTCGGGATCCACTGAGCCCCACTTGACTCATGAATCTTGGCATTCGGAAGACACCCACCAACTTATTCGAAGAGGATTTCTCTTTCAAGGAGCTCACGAGTTTGTTTTTGGTTGTACGAGTGAAATCTCTTCAAGTGGTCACCCATCCTAGGATTGCTCTCACCCAAACAAGCTCAACTATGGAGTTCTATACCATCCATAACCAATGCGGCAAAACACCTCGATGGTATTAAAGGTTGTGTATTCTTTATGAATTGCATCTCTCGTGTTTACAATTAATGTGAGATTGCCTAGGGTATTACAATCACCCCCTTATGGATTCATCTTCCTTGAGGAGGTTTGCGTCACCATCTCATTCAAGGATGCGATATTTTCCTAAGGCGTCCCTTTGGATACCTGGGCGACTCATCATCCTCGATGAGGTTTGCCCACCATGTCGTATCACACGAGTTACTATGATATCACTTGTAACATATGACATCGCATCAGGGGCAACTCACTTTGGTATCCAGGGTGGCGAGCGCCcatcatgaaagaaaaaaaattaatgttaTGTATCGCCAAAAATCCTTACCGCACCCTCTAAAATTTTTCATGCCCTTTAAATTTTTGAAAGCGACCCCtaagaaaaaaatatattataaatttataaaaaataatataaatagtaGTTAACATATATAAATTATAGTTAAGATTTAAGAAGCCCGTTACAATTTACAAAATACCTAACCATTTACAAATTACCCAATTTCCATTGTCCAAGCCCATTAGCCCAACCCAATTGTCCATTcctttaaactttttttttttttggataaagGGCATAGCCCGGCAAAAGTAAAATAAACCAATGAACAAAAACTTGATTAAAAATACTAAGGCTTTTCACTTCCCACCCAAATCCCAATCCCACCCACAACCCACTGCTCGTTGTCTCCTGCTGCCAAGCGACATCCCAAGTCCCACCAGAACTTCAACCAGAATCCTACCGGCGATCACCCTCTTTACAACCATGTCGTATCACACATGAGTGACTATGATATCACTTGTAACATATGACATCGCATCAGGGACAACTCACTTTGGATATCTGGGCGACTCATTATCCTCGATTACTAAAACTTAGTATTTAAAGGCATTTGAAACCATTGTTGACAAGTATTTAAATGTTTCATCAGGGAAATAAGGAATACAACCACTTAGAAAATAAGGAAAACAATTTCAATTGAAAGGTCTATCTTCCAAGTCAACAGGGTATTGAAAATGTCCTGATTAAATCAAATCAATTAGATATATATTGATTTCGAGAGACGATAAatattaactttatttttataataatatatagttatttattattttattatttaatatattataaattAGATATATATTAATTTCGAAGGATgataaatagtaactttattttataataatatatagttatttattattttattatttaatatattataaaagtttattattatatttacttttaataacatatttttctttttttaagcatctatttcctttaccttttttaataattgtttttttctttttttaacatatcttaatttatcgattaatttgatacttctttaataagttacgtttataacttttttctaaaaacttaagtacgttgttgtgcttgatttctttccctgacattcctttataaattttgttaaaacgaggttatactcaaaataaagtatttatttggtatcataaaatggtacgatgataaactaaatcgttctaatgttttgactttctaaactacatgctttatttttaaatcgggtttgttttacattatcatttgtcCTTTCATCGCAACGCGcgatataaaaaaactagttttacATTAAAGTAGGATATCATCTACGAATTGCAACAGATTAGGGATTTAAAGAAAAGGTGTAGCAAAAAGGCATTGATACCctttaatcagatttattatgCAAGTCACATGTCACTCAAGAATTGGTTCTTATAAGTTTGTATATGATcctggtgtaac
Above is a window of Helianthus annuus cultivar XRQ/B chromosome 14, HanXRQr2.0-SUNRISE, whole genome shotgun sequence DNA encoding:
- the LOC110904755 gene encoding uncharacterized protein LOC110904755; the protein is MKGGRTSVLTFAEKCKNILASNWQANLNTVKADAKGSKDEIYSSKVKYFVKKGRPYIWVPDDDLHNVNTVIDERGSLAVTSPLPGSLASLLQSLKKPPNRIALVGELVPLGDKKVKSAAASLRETLISEGEALKAFSYSVTGILSSSDFRLTSRAENLQELLNEDQQYRVYKFNPSSITYIEGRENSHEVDLKDIEESKADSLSLFSASLIDGINQSETRRRALMIFCATYLNKYVKDALVLSIDRKGLDVLGKFVGPMMDDDGSHEYQWKELRLMLKEEAPDVETFCKRLVEMEEEAIKNVSSFSGLPLEPKVT